A portion of the Staphylococcus felis genome contains these proteins:
- a CDS encoding poly(glycerol-phosphate) alpha-glucosyltransferase, with amino-acid sequence MILETTLNNLVHKIDELHDGYSKVFVSLGNENSKAYVRLIKNTNHLKSQLMKQTQKYKKKNGLFPKWIKVDVVTGEETMTFDRVEKMLINTRRNYIDFGFVLDQQWQLAFLPEEINANAFVRPSKKDKNSKEIAENNITHYLKNYRKLNINFKVEDFRNEDVVVFQTKGYFVEGDTILELHSTDGMKGIRKIEDLHTEIDQLISTSTTFLKNEIQPNGEYIYGYFPHFDRKINYYNILRHSSSTYALTEGLSYLNQDVSIVRKPLNYIIENCLLEKEDEAYIFDKTNGINEIKLGQNAAFIFAVCEYIKMNPDENYYLKYAQKVAKGILSMINMNSMDFIHVLNYPDLSIKERFRVIYYEGETALALLRLYQVDGHSEWLETVEKIFEKFINEGYWKYHDHWLGYCTNELVKIVPKEQYYTFGIKNVANYLDFIYQRETTFPTFLELLMATYHLIQDAKRNGFEDLVQSLIDEEQLLSTIHRRADYQRTGYFYPEIAMYFKNPKRILGSFFIKHHGFRVRIDDIEHYLSGYIQYQKVFK; translated from the coding sequence ATCATATTGGAAACTACGCTAAATAATTTGGTACACAAAATAGATGAATTACATGATGGATATTCTAAAGTTTTTGTAAGTTTAGGCAATGAAAATAGTAAGGCATACGTAAGGTTAATCAAAAATACGAATCATTTAAAATCCCAACTCATGAAACAAACGCAAAAATATAAGAAGAAAAATGGATTATTTCCAAAATGGATTAAAGTTGATGTGGTGACTGGGGAAGAAACCATGACATTTGATAGGGTAGAAAAGATGCTCATAAATACAAGAAGAAATTATATTGACTTTGGTTTCGTGTTAGATCAACAATGGCAATTGGCTTTTTTACCTGAAGAAATAAACGCAAATGCATTTGTGCGTCCCTCGAAAAAAGATAAAAATAGTAAAGAAATAGCTGAAAATAACATCACACATTATTTAAAAAATTATAGAAAGTTGAATATTAACTTTAAAGTTGAAGATTTTAGAAATGAAGATGTAGTTGTATTTCAAACGAAAGGTTACTTTGTTGAAGGTGACACTATATTAGAATTGCATAGTACTGATGGTATGAAAGGGATTCGAAAGATTGAAGACCTTCATACAGAAATAGATCAACTCATAAGTACAAGCACAACCTTTTTGAAAAATGAAATACAACCTAATGGAGAATACATATATGGGTATTTTCCTCATTTTGATAGAAAAATTAACTACTATAATATATTAAGACATTCTTCGTCTACATATGCTTTGACAGAAGGGCTATCGTACCTAAATCAAGATGTAAGTATTGTCAGAAAACCACTCAATTATATTATTGAGAACTGCTTATTAGAAAAAGAAGATGAGGCTTATATCTTTGATAAAACAAACGGTATCAATGAAATTAAGCTAGGCCAAAATGCAGCCTTTATATTTGCTGTTTGTGAGTATATTAAAATGAATCCGGATGAGAACTATTACCTAAAATATGCACAAAAAGTTGCAAAAGGGATTCTATCCATGATTAATATGAATTCTATGGATTTTATTCATGTATTAAACTATCCTGATTTATCAATAAAAGAACGCTTTAGAGTTATTTATTATGAAGGAGAAACAGCATTAGCCTTATTAAGACTTTACCAAGTAGATGGACATTCTGAATGGTTAGAAACTGTCGAAAAAATATTTGAAAAATTTATTAATGAAGGCTACTGGAAATATCATGATCATTGGCTAGGATACTGTACTAATGAGTTGGTGAAAATTGTACCAAAAGAACAATACTATACATTTGGTATAAAGAATGTAGCGAACTATTTAGATTTCATCTACCAAAGAGAGACAACTTTCCCTACATTTTTAGAATTATTAATGGCTACGTATCATTTAATACAAGACGCCAAACGTAATGGATTTGAAGATTTAGTTCAATCACTTATTGATGAAGAGCAATTGTTAAGCACGATTCATCGGAGAGCTGACTATCAAAGAACGGGTTACTTTTATCCAGAGATTGCAATGTATTTTAAAAATCCCAAACGCATTTTAGGAAGCTTTTTTATTAAACATCACGGCTTTCGTGTACGAATTGATGATATTGAACATTATCTATCAGGTTATATTCAATACCAAAAAGTTTTTAAATAA
- the mbcS gene encoding acyl-CoA synthetase MbcS — MKKTELLAPETYNIISEIEKHTQSATKKALIFRSESGEVTTLTYQSLIQRANQLGHVLSQNGLKMGDSVLVMMPRSIETYEVYIAALKLGITIIPSSEMLRTKDLQYRITHGEVNGVITLPQYIKEFKRVKEYGQLTKFLVKGSAPEWIAIEEDKKQQSDQLDIAETPRDHLAILSYTSGTTGNPKAVMHSHGWGYAHMQMAPKHWLGIRENDVVWATAAPGWQKWVWSPFLSIMGSGATAFVFNGRFNPSLYLELLQDFKVNVLCCTPTEYRMMSKLKNLDEYDLTHLHSAVSAGEPLNRDVVEKFQSHFDLIVRDGYGQTESTLLIGFLKETAPRMGSMGKAIPGSDVAIVDDDGHEVPAHTKGNIAVPVDLPALFKGYLKDQERTESAQVNGYFLTGDLAHQDEDGYFWFEGRNDDIIISSGYTIGPFEVEDSLTNHKAVKECAVVASPHPDRGHIVKAFVILQEGYEGSDALVRELQQFVKEDVAPYKYPRAIEFVDDLPKTNSGKIRRVELREAEQKKYHE, encoded by the coding sequence ATGAAAAAGACAGAGCTGTTAGCACCAGAGACATACAATATTATTTCAGAAATCGAAAAGCATACTCAGTCCGCTACGAAAAAGGCTTTAATTTTTAGGAGCGAGTCTGGGGAGGTGACAACACTCACGTATCAATCATTGATTCAACGTGCGAATCAACTCGGCCATGTTTTAAGTCAAAATGGGCTTAAAATGGGGGATAGCGTTTTGGTGATGATGCCACGATCTATTGAGACTTATGAAGTATATATTGCTGCACTCAAACTTGGTATTACGATTATTCCAAGTTCTGAAATGTTACGAACGAAGGATTTACAGTACCGTATTACACATGGTGAAGTGAATGGTGTTATCACGTTACCTCAATATATCAAAGAATTTAAGCGTGTTAAAGAGTATGGTCAATTGACTAAGTTCTTAGTGAAGGGATCAGCCCCAGAATGGATAGCGATTGAAGAGGATAAAAAACAACAAAGTGATCAATTAGATATTGCTGAAACGCCACGTGATCATTTAGCTATTCTTTCCTATACTTCAGGAACGACGGGTAACCCTAAAGCAGTCATGCATTCACATGGGTGGGGTTATGCGCATATGCAAATGGCTCCAAAGCATTGGCTAGGTATTCGTGAAAACGATGTAGTATGGGCTACAGCTGCACCAGGTTGGCAAAAATGGGTGTGGAGTCCATTCTTATCGATTATGGGATCAGGCGCGACGGCTTTTGTATTTAATGGCCGTTTCAATCCTTCATTATATTTGGAACTGCTTCAAGATTTTAAAGTTAATGTATTATGTTGTACACCGACTGAATATCGAATGATGTCTAAATTGAAAAATCTTGACGAGTATGATCTGACACATTTACATAGTGCGGTGTCAGCAGGAGAGCCATTGAATCGTGATGTTGTGGAGAAATTCCAAAGTCATTTTGATTTAATTGTTCGTGACGGCTATGGTCAAACAGAGAGTACTTTACTCATTGGTTTCTTAAAAGAGACAGCGCCACGTATGGGCTCAATGGGAAAAGCGATTCCGGGGAGTGATGTTGCTATTGTAGATGATGATGGTCATGAAGTGCCAGCTCATACAAAAGGGAATATCGCAGTGCCAGTAGACTTACCTGCCTTATTTAAAGGGTATCTTAAAGATCAAGAACGTACAGAGTCAGCGCAAGTCAATGGTTATTTCTTAACAGGAGATTTAGCGCATCAAGATGAAGATGGCTATTTCTGGTTTGAAGGTCGTAATGATGACATTATCATTAGTTCAGGATATACGATTGGACCGTTTGAAGTAGAGGATTCATTGACAAACCATAAAGCGGTTAAAGAATGTGCCGTTGTCGCAAGTCCGCATCCTGACCGTGGTCATATTGTTAAAGCATTTGTCATTTTACAAGAAGGCTATGAAGGTAGTGATGCATTAGTCCGCGAATTACAACAATTCGTGAAGGAAGATGTGGCCCCTTATAAATATCCACGTGCGATTGAGTTTGTAGACGATTTACCCAAAACAAACTCAGGTAAGATTCGTCGTGTTGAATTGAGAGAAGCAGAACAAAAGAAATATCATGAATAA
- the cstB gene encoding persulfide dioxygenase-sulfurtransferase CstB, which yields MYFKSFYNQYLSQASYLIGCQKTGEALIMDPIRDLTQYIEVADQEGFRITAAAETHIHADYASGIRDVAQKLNATIYVSGEGDESLGYRNMPDTTQFVKQDDVISIGHIKLKVLHTPGHTPESISFLLTDEGGGATIPMGLFSGDFLFVGDIGRPDLLEKAVQVHGSTKIGAKQMYQSIEMAKSLPDHIQIWPGHGAGSPCGKSLGAIPMSTLGYEKQTNWAFNQPDEATFIKQLTTDQPAPPHHFAQMKYINQHGFDLYKPYVVYPSTTEETLAFDLRDKEAFHGGHKAGTINIPYHQNFINQIGWYLDYEKDIQLIGDRETVQMATHTLQLIGYDRVSSYQLPKTETMTTSIESGEITGQEKNILDVRNNAEWQSGHYAQAVHIPHGQLLKAEIPFAKDEPLYVHCQSGVRSSIAIGILEHKGYTNIINIKNGYNQN from the coding sequence GACCAAGAAGGATTCCGTATTACAGCGGCAGCAGAAACACATATCCATGCTGATTACGCTTCAGGTATACGTGACGTTGCTCAAAAATTAAACGCTACCATCTATGTATCAGGAGAAGGCGATGAATCACTAGGCTATCGTAACATGCCAGACACGACACAATTCGTCAAACAAGACGATGTAATATCAATTGGACATATCAAACTCAAAGTCCTACACACACCAGGTCACACGCCAGAAAGCATTAGTTTTTTACTCACTGACGAAGGAGGTGGCGCAACCATTCCTATGGGTCTTTTCTCAGGAGACTTCTTATTTGTAGGTGACATCGGACGTCCCGACTTATTAGAAAAAGCAGTCCAAGTACACGGTTCAACAAAAATCGGTGCAAAACAAATGTATCAATCCATTGAAATGGCAAAATCACTACCAGATCACATTCAAATATGGCCAGGACACGGTGCAGGAAGTCCTTGTGGTAAATCATTAGGTGCCATCCCAATGAGTACATTAGGCTATGAAAAACAAACAAACTGGGCTTTCAATCAACCTGATGAAGCAACGTTTATCAAACAGCTCACAACAGACCAGCCCGCACCACCACATCACTTTGCTCAAATGAAATATATCAACCAACACGGATTTGACTTATATAAACCGTATGTCGTTTATCCTAGCACAACTGAAGAAACATTAGCCTTCGATTTACGTGATAAAGAAGCATTTCACGGAGGACACAAAGCAGGTACGATTAACATTCCGTATCATCAAAACTTTATTAATCAAATTGGTTGGTATCTTGATTATGAAAAAGACATCCAACTCATCGGCGACCGTGAAACCGTTCAAATGGCTACACATACATTACAACTTATCGGCTATGATCGTGTCTCGAGTTACCAATTACCCAAGACTGAAACCATGACAACATCAATAGAAAGCGGTGAAATCACTGGACAAGAAAAAAATATACTTGATGTACGTAACAATGCAGAATGGCAATCCGGACACTATGCGCAAGCCGTACACATTCCACATGGTCAACTATTAAAAGCTGAAATCCCATTCGCTAAAGACGAGCCGCTATACGTTCATTGTCAATCAGGCGTAAGAAGCTCCATTGCAATCGGCATCCTAGAACACAAAGGATACACAAACATCATCAACATCAAAAACGGATACAACCAAAACTGA